The following proteins are co-located in the Candidatus Zixiibacteriota bacterium genome:
- a CDS encoding corrinoid protein, producing MTDTLQRLSRALQNGNSDDVARWTRAAIDAGLETQTILNEGLIGGMAVVGERFRTHEIFLPDVLLAAKAMYVGMELLRPLLIRDDVPTVRTVVIGTVQGDLHDIGKNLVGIMLKGAGFDVIDLGRDVPPERFVTEAERTGADVIGVSALLTTTMVNMGKVINLARERGLRPKTKIIVGGAPLSQEFAQRIGADAYCFDGTSAVDCVKRFVSQAR from the coding sequence ATGACCGACACGTTGCAACGTCTATCGCGTGCACTGCAAAACGGGAATTCGGATGATGTCGCCCGCTGGACACGGGCGGCGATCGATGCCGGCCTGGAAACGCAGACCATCCTCAATGAGGGGTTGATTGGCGGGATGGCCGTGGTGGGCGAACGTTTCCGGACGCACGAGATTTTCCTTCCGGACGTGCTCCTGGCGGCCAAGGCGATGTACGTCGGCATGGAGCTTCTGCGCCCTCTCCTGATTCGGGATGACGTCCCCACGGTCAGGACGGTGGTGATCGGCACCGTCCAGGGCGACCTGCATGACATCGGCAAGAACCTCGTCGGGATCATGCTCAAGGGGGCGGGTTTCGACGTCATCGATCTGGGCCGTGATGTCCCGCCGGAACGGTTCGTCACCGAAGCGGAGCGGACCGGCGCGGATGTGATCGGTGTATCCGCGCTGTTGACCACGACGATGGTGAACATGGGCAAGGTCATCAACCTGGCGCGGGAACGGGGGCTGCGCCCGAAGACCAAGATCATAGTGGGCGGCGCGCCACTCTCGCAGGAATTCGCGCAGAGGATCGGCGCCGATGCCTATTGCTTCGACGGCACCAGCGCCGTGGACTGTGTCAAGAGATTCGTGAGCCAGGCGAGATGA